A stretch of the Alnus glutinosa chromosome 6, dhAlnGlut1.1, whole genome shotgun sequence genome encodes the following:
- the LOC133870800 gene encoding lysine-specific histone demethylase 1 homolog 1 has protein sequence MEPTDPPQDPSDNPNDVASGDSSPDTELTHSNSATPSLSENNPPSKTTPEAPVSDSQDDSSSDPIQDDNDDNNNDPDGPPQNPSLSEPAPAEPGPPPKKRRRRKKFFTELNGNPSLSRSRRSDMAKDVDVEALIAISVGFPVDSLTEEEIEANVVSTIGGVEQANYIVVRNHILTRWRSNVSVWLTRDHSLESIRSEHKGLVDSAYRFLLNHGYINFGLAPAIKEAKLRSVDGIERGNVVIVGAGLAGLIAARQLVFMGFNVVVLEGRARPGGRVKTRRMNGDGVEAAGDLGGSVLTGINGNPLGVLARQLGLPLHKVRDICPLYLPDGKAVNSEIDSKVEVSFNKLLDRVCKLRHAMIEEVKSVDVPLGTALEAFRRIYNVAEDPQERMLLNWHLANLEYANASLMSNLSMAYWDQDDPYEMGGDHCFIPGGNETFVRALCEDLPIFYERTVESIRYGTDGVLVYAGGQEFRGDMVLCTVPLGVLKKGTIEFVPELPQRKREAIQRLGFGLLNKVAMLFPYNFWGGDIDTFGHLSEDPSMRGEFFLFYSYSSVSGGPLLVALVAGDAANKFETMSPVESVRRVLDILRGIFHPKGIAVPDPVQAVCTRWGKDPFAYGSYSYVAIGSSGDDYDILAESVGDGRVFFAGEATNKQYPATMHGAFLSGMREAANIVRVAKRRSLIPADKLNNVREESDDLNKLFETPDLTFGSFSVLFDPRSNDLNSYSLLRVKFRGEKLDSGCLCLFGLISRNQAIQLSEVDGDENRMRMLNHDFGVRLVGSKGLSGAGESLISQIKSARSNLNGGFKDGAV, from the coding sequence ATGGAGCCAACGGATCCTCCCCAAGACCCCTCCGATAACCCTAACGACGTCGCATCCGGCGACTCCTCACCCGATACCGAACTCACTCACTCCAACAGCGCAACCCCGTCCCTATCAGAAAACAATCCACCTTCCAAAACGACACCCGAAGCCCCCGTTTCGGATTCCCAAGACGACTCCTCCTCCGACCCCATCCAAGACGACAACGACGACAACAACAACGATCCCGATGGACCGCCTCAAAACCCTAGCCTGTCCGAACCCGCTCCAGCAGAGCCCGGTCCGCCGCCCAAGAAGCGCCGCCGGAGAAAGAAATTCTTTACGGAGCTCAACGGCAACCCCTCGCTCTCTCGGAGCCGCCGGTCCGACATGGCCAAGGACGTCGATGTGGAGGCCCTGATCGCGATCTCGGTGGGCTTCCCGGTGGACTCGCTCACCGAGGAGGAGATCGAGGCCAACGTGGTGTCCACCATCGGCGGCGTCGAGCAGGCCAACTACATCGTAGTCCGGAACCACATTCTGACCCGGTGGCGCTCCAACGTGTCGGTCTGGCTGACCCGGGACCACTCGCTCGAGTCCATACGGTCCGAGCACAAGGGCCTCGTCGACTCTGCCTACCGGTTCCTCCTCAACCACGGCTACATCAACTTCGGGCTCGCCCCGGCGATTAAAGAAGCGAAGCTGAGGTCGGTCGACGGAATCGAGAGAGGCAATGTGGTAATCGTCGGCGCGGGTCTCGCCGGTTTGATCGCAGCGAGGCAATTGGTGTTTATGGGGTTCAATGTCGTGGTCTTGGAGGGCAGGGCACGCCCTGGTGGGCGCGTTAAGACGAGGAGAATGAACGGTGACGGCGTCGAGGCCGCAGGGGATCTCGGTGGGAGCGTCCTCACCGGAATAAACGGAAACCCACTTGGGGTTCTCGCGAGGCAATTGGGACTACCGCTTCACAAGGTGAGAGATATATGCCCCTTGTATCTACCCGATGGCAAAGCTGTGAATTCTGAGATTGATTCTAAAGTAGAGGTTTCGTTTAATAAGTTGTTAGATAGGGTTTGTAAGCTTAGGCACGCAATGATAGAGGAAGTTAAGTCTGTAGATGTTCCCTTAGGGACCGCCCTTGAAGCGTTTCGGCGCATTTATAATGTGGCTGAGGACCCGCAGGAGCGGATGTTGTTGAATTGGCATCTGGCCAATTTGGAATATGCCAATGCTTCCTTGATGTCGAATTTGTCGATGGCGTATTGGGATCAGGATGATCCGTATGAGATGGGCGGTGATCATTGTTTTATTCCCGGAGGTAATGAGACATTTGTGCGAGCCCTTTGTGAGGACCTTCCGATTTTCTATGAGAGGACTGTGGAGAGTATTAGGTATGGGACTGATGGGGTGCTTGTTTATGCTGGTGGGCAGGAGTTTCGTGGGGATATGGTTCTGTGCACGGTGCCATTAGGCGTGCTGAAGAAGGGAACGATTGAATTCGTTCCTGAGCTTCCTCAACGAAAGAGAGAAGCAATTCAGAGACTAGGATTTGGCTTGCTAAATAAGGTTGCCATGTTGTTTCCATATAATTTTTGGGGTGGTGATATTGATACGTTTGGGCATTTGAGTGAAGACCCGAGTATGAGAGGcgaattctttttgttttatagcTATTCTTCTGTGTCTGGAGGCCCACTTCTTGTTGCGCTTGTGGCGGGAGACGCTGCAAACAAGTTTGAGACGATGTCGCCTGTGGAGTCTGTGAGAAGGGTGTTGGACATATTGAGGGGTATCTTTCATCCGAAAGGGATTGCTGTTCCGGATCCGGTTCAGGCAGTCTGTACTCGCTGGGGAAAGGATCCATTCGCCTACGGGTCTTACTCTTATGTTGCAATTGGGTCTTCGGGAGATGACTATGACATTCTGGCTGAGAGTGTTGGAGATGGGAGGGTCTTCTTTGCAGGAGAGGCAACTAATAAACAGTATCCAGCAACAATGCATGGAGCTTTTCTTAGTGGGATGAGAGAGGCTGCTAATATAGTGAGAGTGGCCAAGAGGAGGTCATTGATTCCAGCTgacaaattaaataatgttaGAGAGGAAAGTGACGATTTGAATAAATTATTTGAGACTCCTGACCTGACATTTGGGAGCTTCTCTGTTTTGTTTGATCCAAGGTCAAACGACCTTAATTCATATTCATTGTTAAGAGTGAAATTTAGAGGGGAGAAATTAGACTCTGGTTGTCTCTGTCTTTTTGGCTTGATTTCAAGGAACCAGGCCATCCAGCTGAGCGAGGTAGATGGAGATGAGAACAGGATGAGGATGTTGAATCATGACTTTGGGGTGAGGTTAGTTGGGAGCAAAGGGTTATCTGGTGCTGGGGAATCCCTAATCTCCCAAATAAAATCAGCTAGATCCAACCTAAATGGTGGATTTAAAGATGGTGCTGTGTAG
- the LOC133870098 gene encoding uncharacterized protein LOC133870098: MITRSNLAEQLREYQIRSKHDWASVSFFSSTSNLPSSRVDVVIFVIWELVILAFLVFSAVSLYFRHMQLALILVCITMLLLLCMRITKQVRLARKKKRRMLLPLSM; the protein is encoded by the exons ATGATAACGCGATCGAATCTGGCAGAGCAATTGAGAGAGTACCAGATTCGATCGAAGCACGACTGGGCCTCCGTCTCCTTCTTCTCCTCCACTTCTAATCTCCCTTCTTCAAG GGTGGATGTTGTGATCTTTGTAATATGGGAACTTGTTATTCTAGCTTTCCTGGTTTTTTCAGCAGTATCTCTATATTTTAGGCATATGCAACTTGCTTTAATTCTAGTATGCATCACAATGCTATTGCTTTTGTGTATGAGAATTACAAAGCAAGTGAGATTGGCCAGGAAAAAGAAGCGAAGGATGCTTCTACCATTATCAA
- the LOC133870473 gene encoding phosphoprotein ECPP44-like: MAEQHIKPSYEYDTAPVGDDQQGGVETKDRGLFDFLGKKKDEKPQEEVMVTEFEKCKVSEPEPKVEEHYKQEEQKDKKEHAPSEKFRRSGSSSSSSSDEEEGEGEEKKKKRKERKEKKGLKGTLQEKLAGEKEEEKHEKYEDKHEREEDKYVEKHEKKEEKHEKYEDTTVPVHVEKYEEEVAHIPEEPAQTEEKKGFLEKIKEKLPGGQHNKKAEEVPPPSSTEYGSSALPPAYEGEAKEKKGILEKIKEKIPGYHPKTEEEKEKEKDVKKESAY, encoded by the exons ATGGCGGAACAACACATCAAGCCGAGTTATGAGTACGACACCGCGCCCGTTGGGGATGATCAGCAGGGTGGGGTGGAGACCAAGGACCGTGGGTTGTTCGATTTCTTGGGGAAGAAAAAGGACGAGAAACCCCAAGAAGAGGTGATGGTCACTGAGTTCGAGAAATGCAAGGTGTCTGAACCTGAGCCAAAGGTAGAGGAACATTACAAGCAGGAGGAGCAGAAGGACAAGAAGGAACACGCTCCCTCAGAGAAGTTCCGTCGATCCGGCAGCAGTTCTAGCTCT TCTAGCGATGAGGAGGAAggtgaaggagaagaaaagaagaagaaaaggaaggaaaggaaggaaaagaaggGACTGAAGGGTACACTCCAGGAGAAGTTAGCAGGAGAGAAGGAAGAGGAGAAGCACGAGAAGTACGAGGATAAGCACGAGAGGGAAGAGGATAAGTATGTGGAGAAGCACgagaagaaagaggagaagCACGAGAAGTACGAGGACACTACCGTTCCGGTACACGTTGAGAAGTACGAGGAGGAAGTAGCCCATATTCCTGAAGAGCCGGCCCAAACTGAGGAAAAGAAGGGCTTCCTTGAGAAAATCAAGGAAAAACTTCCAGGCGGCCAGCACAACAAGAAGGCTGAAGAGGTCCCTCCTCCCTCGTCGACCGAGTACGGCTCCTCTGCTCTGCCGCCTGCTTATGAAGGCGAGGCGAAGGAGAAGAAGGGCATTTTGGAGAAGATCAAGGAGAAGATCCCTGGATACCACCCCAAGACCgaggaggagaaagaaaaagagaaggatgTGAAGAAAGAGTCTGCTTATTGA